In a single window of the Gossypium hirsutum isolate 1008001.06 chromosome D02, Gossypium_hirsutum_v2.1, whole genome shotgun sequence genome:
- the LOC107909518 gene encoding serine carboxypeptidase-like 45 has product MLGLAWRSVALGLILLEVWFSVQVECFPALFDRISRLPGQPKVGFQQYAGYVTVDKRKQRALFYYFAEAEVDPASKPLVLWLNGGPGCSSLGVGAFSENGPFRPSGEVLVKNEYSWNREANMLYLEAPVGVGFSYSADDSSYEAVNDKITARDNLVFLQNWFLKFPQYKNRSLFITGESYAGHYIPQLAELMHQFNKKEKLFNLKGIALGNPVLEFAADFNSRAEFFWSHGLISDSTYKLFTTSCNYSRYVSEYYRGNVSPICSRVMGQVSTETSRFVDKYDVTLDVCISSVLSQSKILTTQQVGDTIDVCVEDETVNYLNRQDVQKALHARLVGVHKWAVCSSVLDYELLDLEIPTITIVGRLVKAGIPVMVYSGDQDSVIPLTGSRKLVNQLAEELGLKTTVPYRVWFEGQQVGGWTQAYGNILSFATIRGASHEAPFSQPERSLVLFKAFLEGRPLPEAF; this is encoded by the exons ATGCTTGGTTTAGCCTGGAGATCAGTAGCATTGGGCTTAATTCTACTTGAGGTTTGGTTTTCTGTTCAAGTGGAGTGTTTTCCGGCTTTGTTTGATCGGATATCTCGACTACCGGGTCAACCCAAAGTCGGGTTTCAACAGTATGCGGGCTATGTGACCGTTGATAAGAGAAAGCAGAGAGCTTTGTTTTACTACTTTGCTGAAGCTGAAGTAGATCCAGCATCCAAACCTCTTGTCCTCTGGCTCAATGGAG GACCTGGATGCTCTTCACTGGGGGTTGGAGCCTTTTCTGAGAATGGACCGTTTAGGCCTAGCGGGGAAGTGCTGGTCAAGAACGAATATAGCTGGAATAGAG AGGCCAATATGTTGTATTTGGAGGCCCCAGTTGGAGTTGGCTTCTCTTATTCCGCTGACGACTCCTCTTATGAGGCTGTTAATGACAAGATCACTG CTAGGGACAATCTGGTATTTTTGCAAAATTGGTTCCTCAAATTCCCCCAGTACAAGAATAGAAGCCTCTTCATTACAGGGGAAAGCTATGCTG GCCATTATATACCCCAGCTGGCTGAACTTATGCATCAGTTTAATAAGAAGGAAAAGCTGTTCAACTTGAAAGGAATCGCT CTTGGCAATCCTGTTTTGGAATTTGCTGCTGATTTTAATTCGAGGGCTGAATTCTTCTGGTCTCATGGACTAATATCGGATTCTACATACAAACTCTTCACCACTTCTTGTAATTACTCGAGATATGTCAGCGAGTATTATAGAGGGAACGTTTCTCCTATTTGTTCAAGGGTGATGGGCCAAGTAAGTACCGAAACTAGTAGATTCGTCGACAAGTATGATGTGACCCTTGATGTCTGTATATCATCCGTGCTCTCACAATCCAAAATCCTTACTACCCAA CAAGTTGGTGATACGATAGATGTCTGTGTAGAAGATGAAACAGTTAATTATCTAAATAGGCAAGATGTGCAGAAGGCTCTCCATGCTCGTCTAGTAGGAGTCCATAAATGGGCTGTTTGCAGCAG TGTCCTAGACTATGAACTGCTTGATCTGGAGATACCAACTATCACTATTGTGGGCAGACTCGTGAAGGCAGGAATTCCAGTTATGGTATACAG TGGAGATCAAGATTCTGTTATCCCATTGACCGGAAGTCGAAAATTAGTTAATCAACTAGCGGAGGAATTAGGTCTGAAAACAACTGTGCCATACCGAGTTTGGTTTGAGGGGCAACAG GTTGGTGGGTGGACTCAAGCTTATGGTAACATCCTATCGTTTGCCACAATAAGAGGAGCATCTCATGAAGCCCCATTCTCGCAGCCTGAGAGATCACTGGTTCTATTCAAGGCATTTTTGGAAGGCAGGCCATTACCAGAAGCATTCTGA
- the LOC107909519 gene encoding protein NEOXANTHIN-DEFICIENT 1 isoform X1: protein MGLGETKSSPGYGNPPWIFKGSALYQLHLVKAETVRAFIPKELRLVEAFGYTLGGFFLANYDDSPAGVFDELVVIAGIVWNPPTSCAWAARVLVNSEEACHHGRKEVGLPSQVARFSKRITPVPRQTKDKFGGFLNMIGVGTTICHSKDCMDVQVTEVVGPASSDICNIKLLTDVPTPKFNKWMGPSITMSLPSFSGQTEYNPNLLKYSCRLACRVRAVRPAKVSGPSPLKKERNHDSESRGFTAEEVVDNARNLSISVMLSKPILALEFNFLEMQVEAPIILSNNTTSSLPAA, encoded by the exons ATGGGGTTGGGAGAAACAAAAAGTTCACCAGGCTATGGCAATCCACCCTGGATTTTCAAAGGCAG TGCCTTGTATCAACTCCATCTTGTCAAAGCTGAAACTGTTAGAGCATTCATACCCAAGGAATTACGCCTAGTTGAAGCTTTTGG ATACACACTGGGTGGTTTTTTCCTTGCCAACTACGATGACAGCCCTGCTGGGGTGTTTGATGAG CTTGTGGTGATAGCAGGAATTGTGTGGAATCCCCCAACGTCTTGCGC TTGGGCAGCCAGGGTTCTTGTAAACAGTGAAGAAGCTTGTCACCATGGACGCAAG GAGGTAGGGCTTCCAAGTCAAGTAGCCAGATTTTCAAAG AGAATTACACCAGTTCCTAGACAAACAAAGGACAAATTTGGTGGCTTTCTAAACATGATTGGTGTGGGCACAACAATCTGCCACTCAAAAGATTGCATGGACGTTCAGGTGACAGAAGTTGTGGGTCCTGCTTCATCAGATATCTGTAATATCAAACTTCTGACTGATG TGCCTACACCGAAATTCAACAAATGGATGGGCCCATCGATCACAATGTCACTTCCAAGCTTTAG TGGCCAAACAGAGTATAATCCCAACCTTTTGAAGTATTCATGCCGCCTTGCCTGCAG AGTACGAGCAGTGCGGCCAGCAAAGGTATCAGGGCCATCACCATTAAAGAAGGAAAGAAACCATGATTCTGAAAGCAGAGGGTTTACAGCCGAGGAAGTGGTCGATAATGCAAGAAACCTAAGCATATCGGTTATGTTATCAAAGCCTATACTAGCTTTGGAGTTCAATTTCTTGGAAATGCAAGTTGAAGCTCCCATCATACTATCCAACAACACTACAAGCTCTTTACCAGCTGCTTGA
- the LOC107909519 gene encoding protein NEOXANTHIN-DEFICIENT 1 isoform X2, protein MGLGETKSSPGYGNPPWIFKGRYTLGGFFLANYDDSPAGVFDELVVIAGIVWNPPTSCAWAARVLVNSEEACHHGRKEVGLPSQVARFSKRITPVPRQTKDKFGGFLNMIGVGTTICHSKDCMDVQVTEVVGPASSDICNIKLLTDVPTPKFNKWMGPSITMSLPSFSGQTEYNPNLLKYSCRLACRVRAVRPAKVSGPSPLKKERNHDSESRGFTAEEVVDNARNLSISVMLSKPILALEFNFLEMQVEAPIILSNNTTSSLPAA, encoded by the exons ATGGGGTTGGGAGAAACAAAAAGTTCACCAGGCTATGGCAATCCACCCTGGATTTTCAAAGGCAG ATACACACTGGGTGGTTTTTTCCTTGCCAACTACGATGACAGCCCTGCTGGGGTGTTTGATGAG CTTGTGGTGATAGCAGGAATTGTGTGGAATCCCCCAACGTCTTGCGC TTGGGCAGCCAGGGTTCTTGTAAACAGTGAAGAAGCTTGTCACCATGGACGCAAG GAGGTAGGGCTTCCAAGTCAAGTAGCCAGATTTTCAAAG AGAATTACACCAGTTCCTAGACAAACAAAGGACAAATTTGGTGGCTTTCTAAACATGATTGGTGTGGGCACAACAATCTGCCACTCAAAAGATTGCATGGACGTTCAGGTGACAGAAGTTGTGGGTCCTGCTTCATCAGATATCTGTAATATCAAACTTCTGACTGATG TGCCTACACCGAAATTCAACAAATGGATGGGCCCATCGATCACAATGTCACTTCCAAGCTTTAG TGGCCAAACAGAGTATAATCCCAACCTTTTGAAGTATTCATGCCGCCTTGCCTGCAG AGTACGAGCAGTGCGGCCAGCAAAGGTATCAGGGCCATCACCATTAAAGAAGGAAAGAAACCATGATTCTGAAAGCAGAGGGTTTACAGCCGAGGAAGTGGTCGATAATGCAAGAAACCTAAGCATATCGGTTATGTTATCAAAGCCTATACTAGCTTTGGAGTTCAATTTCTTGGAAATGCAAGTTGAAGCTCCCATCATACTATCCAACAACACTACAAGCTCTTTACCAGCTGCTTGA